A genomic window from Silene latifolia isolate original U9 population chromosome Y, ASM4854445v1, whole genome shotgun sequence includes:
- the LOC141628287 gene encoding uncharacterized protein LOC141628287 — protein MVQGGGQKNSGKLFMMNKQEAENDAHVVTGTFLVHNTSSFVLFNSGATYSFVSKSHALDMGLGEYELVNLLKFPIDGFEVIVGMDWLEKYEVKIDCRQKRVSLKEPNGVKVSYRGFIVKPKMNLITVMTLKSCLRKKCPLILCHVRDMRVKEPSASDIPVVGEFGDIFPDEIPGLPPKREIDFSVEFKPGTGPISKVPYRMGPKELEELKKQLDELLDKGYIRPSVSP, from the exons ATGGTTCAGGGTGGAGGCCAGAAGAACAGTGGGAAGCTTTTTATGATGAACAAGCAGGAAGCGGAAAATGATGCTCACGTtgtcaccggtacttttcttgttcatAACACGTCATCCTTTGTTCTATTTAATTCTGGGGCTACctactcttttgtgtctaagagtcatgccttAGATATGGGTTTGGGAGAATATGAACTG GTCAATCTGTTAAAGTTTCCTATTGATGGGTTTGAGGTTatcgtcgggatggactggttggagAAGTATGAGGttaagatagattgtcggcaaaagagggtgTCTTTAAAGGAGCCTAATGGAGTCAAAGTGTCATATAGGGGGTTCATAGTAAAACCTAAGATGAATTTGATCACGGTAATGACTTTGAAGTCATGTTTGAGAAAGAAGTGTCCTTTAATCCTTTGCCATGTGAGGGATATGCGTGTAAAGGAGCCATCAGCGTCTGACATACCAGTGGTTGGGGAGTTTGGTGACATTTtcccagatgagataccggggttacctcCTAAGAGGGAAATAGACTTCAGTGTTGAATTCAAACCGGGGACGGGACCTATATCTAAAGTACCATATCGGATGGGGCCtaaagagttggaagagttgaagaagcagctagatgagttgCTAGACAAGGGGTACattcgacctagtgtatcaccttaG